CGGTTAGGCTCGCAGCCCGCTACCTGCCAGCCGGCGCGCTGCGCCACGGCCATGAAGGAGCCACCGGCGGTGCCAACATCCAGCAGCGTACCGCGCTGCGGGCGCATGCGCTCAATCAGCTTGAGCGAACCGGCAAAGGTGCGCTCACGGCCGGCGGCCTGTGAGACGAACATCTCATCCGTGCCAGCGCTGTAGCCGTCAATCACCACATCGGCGCGCAGGCGCGGGGTGAGGTACATCAGGCCGCACTGCTTGCAGCGCACCAGTTGGTCCAGCAGCACTTCATCCCCAGAGGAGCGGAAGGTATTGGCAATCTCCTCGGGCTTGGCGTCCTCGTAGCGCGGCGGGTAAACCACTTCGTAATCATCGGCACCGCACAGGTTGCATTTCACATGCTCCAGCAGCGCTTTGTAGGCTTCTACGTTGTTTTGCATTATTTACTTCGCCTTAGGTAGGTCTTGATACCCGCAAAACGGGTGTTGATCGCGTTGAGTGAAAGGCCGATGCCGAGCGCCATCAGGCCGGTGGGTACCCCCAGCAACACCACACCGCCCAGGATGCTGTCAGGCAGGCTGCCCTGCCCCACAAAACTGAACAGGCGCAGGATACCCGCTACCAGCGCCAGCGCCCAGAACAGCAGTGCGATGGCGCCAAAGAGGCGCAGCGGGCGGTGGTCACGCAACAGAATGGCGGCAGTGAGCACGATGCGGTAGCCATCAGCAAACGGGCGCAGCTTGGAGCTGCTATCCGCGGGGCGGCTGCGGTAACGCGTGGGCACTTCGACGATGTGCAGACCCTCGGCTAGGGCTTGGATGGTGATCTCGGTCTCGACTTCGAAACCGCTGGTCAGCACCGGCACTCCTTCAATGAAGCGGCGGTTGAAGGCACGGTAGCCGGAGAGCACATCCTCAAATTTTGTAGCAAAGAGACGGTTGATATAGGCCACGATCATGCGGTTGCCCAGCTGATTGAGGCGTTTCATGTTGGCGTCGCTGGCGCCGTCCATACGGTGGCCCACCGACATATCCGCCGTGCCGTCCAGCACCGGGGCCAGCACAGTATGAACATCTTCGGCGTAATAGGTGTCATCGCCGTCGGCCATGACAATGATGTCTTCATCCAGCTGGTCAAAAATAGCGCGGATGACGTTGCCCTTGCCCAGCTGGCCCACATGGCGCACTTCGGCACGCGCCTTGCGCGCCAGCGCGGCGCTGGTGTCTGTGGAGGCGTTGTCAAACACGTACACCTTGGCGCGCGGCAGATTTTTGCGGAAATCGCCCACCACCTTGGCAATCGTGGCAGCTTCATTGTGGCAGGGAATCGCCACAGCGATGCGAGCAGTACGGGCAGAGGGACGTTTGGTGGGCATGGGTTAGCGTGCAAACCAGCGCAGAGCCAGCGCCCGGTAGGGCACCATCTCCATCTTGGTTTGGAACTTGCGGCGCAAGAAGTTGAACGGCTGCGACAAAAGCTTGAAAGGATGATAACGCAGTTTCCACAGCAGGAAACTAGCATACAGACGGAAGCGGAAGGAGGCCAGCGCCTGATAGTCTTGGCGCCAGGTGGGGCTGAAATTGAGCTCAGACAAATTGCCATAGCCCTGGAACTGGTCATATATAGAAGAGCCCGGTACCGGTGTGACGATGAAGAGCGCCACTTCGTCTACGCCCACGCGGGTGAGATCACGCACCAAGTCCCAGGTCATTTGCAAATCTTCAGGGGTTTCACCCGGGTAGCCGAGCACAAAGCAGGCTTGCGAACGAATGCCCACCTGGTTCATGCGCTTGACCAGGCGCACGGCATGCTTGAGGTTGAACGGCTTACGCATCAGCTTAAGCAGCCGTGGTGAGCCCGTTTCGGGCGAAATCGAAATATAGCGGCAGCCTGCGGCGGCCATCTGGTCAATGGTGTCTTCATCCTGCATCGTCTCGACCTTGGTGCCGGCGGCGATCTTCCAGGTGATCTTGAGGCCGCGGCGCAGGATCTCGGCGCAGATGGCGCGGATACGCTCATCTGAGATGGTGGGGTCAAGGTCCTCGATGTGGAACTCGCTTACACCCAGTGCGCGCTGGAAGTGCTCGATCTCGTCCACCACGTTGAGTGGCGTGCGCGGGCGCCAGCGCTGGCGGTTGGTGGCCGGCACGACGCAGAAACCACACGGGTATGGGCAACCGCGCGAGGTGAGCAGCGGCAGGTAGCGCTCCGCCGAGAGCGGGCCGTGGGCAAAGCCTAGCTGCCAGTAGTTTTGCAGCGGGAACAGATCCCACGCTGGGAAAGGCAATGCGCTCAGCTCGGCTTCATCCATGAAGCCCGCAGGCAAGTTATAGAAATCTGGCCCGCCCACCCCATCGATGGCGCGGATAGCCTGCGCATCGCCCGCTTGCAGCGCTGCCAGCAGGCGCTGGGCGCGGCGCTCCGGTTCCCCGGTGAGGATGTAATGCGCCCCGGCAGCATAAAACTCCGCGGCTACATGCGTGAGCGCGTAGGCCGTCACCGCCTGCGTGTTCTCAACCACGATGACCGTGGCCTGCGGGGCGGCCTGGCGGGCGGCACGCACCATCTCCAACGTGGACATGTGATTGGTGAGATTGATGGCGTAGACGAAGACGGTTTGCGTGTCGGCCGGGATCTGGGCCAGCACTTCAGCCGGGTCGAGCCCGTAGACGTAAAAATTGCCGTCATTGCGTGCTTGGCGCGGCGTGGCGGCATACGCATCCAGCACGCTGACGGCGTGGCCGGCGGCGCGCAAGCTGGCCGCCAAATACGCCAGGCTGATCGGCATGTAGAC
The DNA window shown above is from Anaerolineales bacterium and carries:
- a CDS encoding glycosyltransferase, whose protein sequence is MPTKRPSARTARIAVAIPCHNEAATIAKVVGDFRKNLPRAKVYVFDNASTDTSAALARKARAEVRHVGQLGKGNVIRAIFDQLDEDIIVMADGDDTYYAEDVHTVLAPVLDGTADMSVGHRMDGASDANMKRLNQLGNRMIVAYINRLFATKFEDVLSGYRAFNRRFIEGVPVLTSGFEVETEITIQALAEGLHIVEVPTRYRSRPADSSSKLRPFADGYRIVLTAAILLRDHRPLRLFGAIALLFWALALVAGILRLFSFVGQGSLPDSILGGVVLLGVPTGLMALGIGLSLNAINTRFAGIKTYLRRSK
- a CDS encoding B12-binding domain-containing radical SAM protein, with the translated sequence MSVLLINPNLVAQRNDPLTTGIVYMPISLAYLAASLRAAGHAVSVLDAYAATPRQARNDGNFYVYGLDPAEVLAQIPADTQTVFVYAINLTNHMSTLEMVRAARQAAPQATVIVVENTQAVTAYALTHVAAEFYAAGAHYILTGEPERRAQRLLAALQAGDAQAIRAIDGVGGPDFYNLPAGFMDEAELSALPFPAWDLFPLQNYWQLGFAHGPLSAERYLPLLTSRGCPYPCGFCVVPATNRQRWRPRTPLNVVDEIEHFQRALGVSEFHIEDLDPTISDERIRAICAEILRRGLKITWKIAAGTKVETMQDEDTIDQMAAAGCRYISISPETGSPRLLKLMRKPFNLKHAVRLVKRMNQVGIRSQACFVLGYPGETPEDLQMTWDLVRDLTRVGVDEVALFIVTPVPGSSIYDQFQGYGNLSELNFSPTWRQDYQALASFRFRLYASFLLWKLRYHPFKLLSQPFNFLRRKFQTKMEMVPYRALALRWFAR